One window from the genome of Nicotiana tomentosiformis chromosome 5, ASM39032v3, whole genome shotgun sequence encodes:
- the LOC104108765 gene encoding basic endochitinase — MSIKLSLLFILPIFLLLLTSKLVEAGDIVVYWGQDVGEGKLIDTCNSGLYKIVNIAFLSSFGNFQTPKLNLAGHCEPSSGSCQQLTNSIRHCQSIGIKIMLSIGGSTPTYTLSSVDDARQVADYLWNNFLGGQSSFRPLGDAVLDGIDFDIELGQPHYIALAKRLSEHGQQGMSNRLFY, encoded by the coding sequence ATGAGCATTAAGCTATCTTTACTTTTCATTCTACCAATATTCTTGCTTCTCCTAACCAGCAAATTAGTAGAAGCTGGAGATATTGTGGTCTATTGGGGCCAAGATGTAGGAGAAGGTAAATTGATTGACACATGCAACTCTGGTCTCTACAAAATTGTCAACATTGCCTTTTTATCTTCTTTTGGCAATTTCCAAACTCCTAAACTTAACTTAGCTGGCCATTGTGAACCATCTTCTGGTAGTTGCCAACAGTTGACAAACAGCATTAGACATTGTCAAAGCATAGGAATTAAAATCATGCTCTCCATTGGAGGTTCAACTCCTACCTACACATTATCCTCAGTTGATGATGCTAGGCAAGTTGCTGATTACCTATGGAACAATTTTCTCGGCGGCCAATCATCTTTTAGGCCACTTGGAGATGCTGTGCTAGATGGCATAGATTTTGACATTGAACTTGGCCAACCGCATTATATTGCACTTGCCAAGAGACTTTCAGAACATGGCCAACAAGGTATGTCAAACAGACTTTTTTATTAA